AATTTTACCCTATCTCCCGGTAAAATTTTTATAAAATTAAGGCGCATTTTACCGCTTATAGTTGCGAGTACTACTTTCCCGTTTGCAAGTTTCACTTTAAACATTGTCCCGGGAAGAGTTTCAACAACAACGCCCTCTGCTTCAATTACCTGATCCTTACCCATGAA
This genomic stretch from Caldisericum sp. harbors:
- the infA gene encoding translation initiation factor IF-1; this encodes MGKDQVIEAEGVVVETLPGTMFKVKLANGKVVLATISGKMRLNFIKILPGDRVKLEFSPYDLTKARIVYRL